Proteins encoded in a region of the Haloglomus salinum genome:
- the msrA gene encoding peptide-methionine (S)-S-oxide reductase MsrA, giving the protein MTETATFAGGCFWCIEAAMKELDGVHAAESGYTGGHTEDPSYRAVCSGSTGHAEAVQVEYDSDVITYEELLEVFFSIHDPTTEDREGPDVGSQYRSAVYYHDDQQQELVEGFIDALETEGVYEGIVTEVEPLGEWYRAEEKHQDYFEKNPNQPYCAAQVRPKVEKVREKFSAKVRADGGVPAASGESLADRVRRLFR; this is encoded by the coding sequence ATGACCGAGACGGCGACGTTCGCGGGCGGGTGCTTCTGGTGCATCGAAGCGGCGATGAAGGAACTCGACGGCGTCCACGCCGCCGAATCCGGCTACACCGGCGGCCACACCGAGGACCCCAGCTATCGTGCGGTCTGCTCGGGCAGCACGGGCCACGCCGAGGCCGTACAGGTGGAGTACGACTCCGACGTCATCACGTACGAGGAACTGCTGGAGGTGTTCTTCTCCATCCACGACCCGACGACGGAGGACCGCGAGGGCCCGGACGTGGGCTCGCAGTACCGCTCGGCCGTCTACTACCACGACGACCAGCAGCAGGAACTCGTCGAGGGGTTCATCGACGCACTCGAAACGGAGGGCGTCTACGAGGGTATCGTCACGGAGGTCGAGCCCCTGGGCGAGTGGTATCGCGCCGAGGAGAAACATCAGGACTACTTCGAGAAGAACCCCAACCAGCCCTACTGCGCCGCGCAGGTCCGGCCGAAGGTCGAGAAGGTCCGCGAGAAGTTCTCGGCGAAGGTGCGCGCGGACGGGGGCGTTCCGGCGGCATCAGGCGAGTCGCTGGCCGACCGGGTGCGGCGGCTGTTCCGGTAG
- a CDS encoding amidohydrolase — MTTPEAGTYRITGGHVLRPDMSVERADVVVDREAGVIEAVGDPSEDDLPDAEATLDAEDCLVLPGLVNAHTHVAMTLLRGYADDKPLDAWLQEDIWPVEGVLEPADVRAGAQLGVLEMIRSGTTAFADMYFHMEQVADVVAEAGLRARLGHGVVTVGKDEEAARADFEESLDVARDLDGAADGRVRTALMPHSLTTVDADLLDEYVAKAREAGVPVHLHANETREEVEPIVEAHDQRPLAYAHEHGLLDGTAGDFLAHGVHLDDAEIDLLAETGTGVVHCPASNMKLASGMAPVQDLLDTGVPVALGTDGAASNNDLSMFDELRDAAMLGKLAADDASAVPAEAAVEMATAGGAEVLGLPGGRVEPGAAADLAVVDLDAAHLTPRHDLVSHLSYAASASDVRHTVCDGRVLMRDREVLTLDAAATRRAAERRAREAADRAESGGD, encoded by the coding sequence ATGACCACACCAGAGGCGGGAACCTACCGCATCACCGGTGGGCACGTTCTCCGACCCGATATGAGCGTCGAGCGGGCGGATGTCGTCGTCGACCGCGAGGCGGGCGTCATCGAGGCCGTCGGCGACCCATCCGAGGACGACCTGCCCGACGCCGAGGCGACACTCGACGCCGAGGACTGTCTCGTGCTGCCCGGACTCGTCAACGCCCACACGCACGTCGCGATGACCCTCCTCCGGGGCTACGCCGACGACAAGCCACTCGACGCCTGGCTGCAGGAGGACATCTGGCCCGTCGAGGGCGTCCTCGAACCGGCGGACGTACGCGCCGGCGCCCAGCTCGGCGTGCTGGAGATGATCCGGTCCGGAACCACGGCGTTCGCGGACATGTACTTCCATATGGAGCAGGTCGCCGACGTGGTCGCGGAGGCGGGCCTCCGCGCGCGGCTGGGCCACGGCGTCGTCACCGTCGGGAAGGACGAGGAGGCAGCGCGGGCCGATTTCGAGGAGTCGCTGGACGTGGCGCGCGACCTGGATGGCGCCGCGGACGGCCGCGTCCGGACCGCGCTGATGCCCCACTCGCTGACGACGGTCGACGCCGACCTGCTCGACGAGTACGTCGCGAAGGCGCGCGAGGCCGGCGTCCCGGTCCACCTGCACGCCAACGAGACACGCGAGGAGGTCGAGCCCATCGTCGAGGCGCACGACCAGCGACCGCTGGCGTACGCCCACGAGCACGGCCTGCTCGATGGCACGGCGGGCGACTTCCTCGCGCACGGCGTCCACCTCGACGATGCCGAAATCGATCTGCTCGCGGAGACGGGCACGGGTGTGGTCCACTGCCCTGCCTCGAACATGAAGCTCGCGAGCGGGATGGCCCCGGTGCAGGACCTGCTGGACACGGGCGTCCCCGTGGCTCTGGGGACGGACGGCGCGGCCTCGAACAACGACCTCTCGATGTTCGACGAACTGCGCGACGCCGCGATGCTGGGCAAGCTCGCGGCCGACGATGCCAGTGCGGTCCCCGCCGAGGCTGCCGTCGAGATGGCGACCGCGGGCGGCGCCGAGGTGCTGGGGCTCCCCGGTGGACGGGTCGAACCGGGCGCGGCCGCCGACCTCGCCGTCGTCGACCTCGATGCGGCGCATCTCACGCCCCGGCACGACCTCGTGAGCCACCTCTCGTACGCGGCGAGCGCGAGCGACGTGCGCCACACGGTCTGCGACGGGCGCGTGCTGATGCGCGACCGCGAGGTGCTGACGCTCGATGCGGCGGCGACGAGACGTGCGGCCGAGCGCCGTGCTCGGGAGGCGGCCGACCGGGCCGAATCCGGCGGCGACTGA
- a CDS encoding glycosyltransferase family 87 protein, which yields MSALQALQRCRRERPRWTALAVATLAILLAWPAVDWWLRGIEIAPQFRFWDFGAYGNAVNRWQAGEPLYVRNENGGFHGSYLYPPFSVLLFYPFVALFEPDVTRLVWSAVSVGVMWVGLQALVASLGRSLSVPERLLGLLALLGFQPFLLGVKMGQTVGVTGGLLALAGAGVMNDSARRRFRGAWATLAGAATAGVGLLKLPFAPASAHLLRSKRRFAAAIGTGVVLLAVSLAVFGVDSHRLYVDVLAWGVESGGGARNPALWLPPYYKPLAWLPGSIALRLVGSAVVAGYAMLATDADREVFALGVASIPLLAPLVYTYYFTAVLPAVVVLLAIEFDHPSGRPALPLVGLLLLQFHSYGLKFIVDTIPHHVPAFEALRPAYFLFQPGLWGCLVLAGLAAARTAERVETPDWVDARLARLRTEENEVEAD from the coding sequence ATGTCCGCCCTCCAGGCCCTCCAGCGCTGCCGCCGGGAACGGCCGCGCTGGACGGCGCTCGCCGTCGCCACGCTCGCGATACTGCTGGCGTGGCCCGCCGTCGACTGGTGGCTCCGCGGCATCGAGATCGCCCCACAGTTTCGTTTCTGGGACTTCGGGGCCTACGGTAACGCCGTCAACCGCTGGCAGGCCGGCGAGCCGCTCTACGTCCGGAACGAGAACGGTGGCTTCCACGGGAGCTACCTCTACCCACCGTTCTCGGTGCTGCTGTTCTACCCGTTCGTGGCGCTGTTCGAACCCGACGTGACCCGACTCGTCTGGAGCGCCGTCTCGGTCGGAGTCATGTGGGTCGGCCTGCAGGCGCTGGTCGCCTCGCTGGGACGGTCACTCTCGGTCCCGGAGCGCCTCCTCGGCCTGCTCGCACTGCTGGGCTTCCAGCCGTTCCTGCTCGGCGTGAAGATGGGCCAGACCGTCGGTGTCACCGGCGGCCTGCTCGCGCTCGCCGGCGCCGGCGTGATGAACGACTCCGCCAGACGGCGGTTCCGTGGCGCGTGGGCGACGCTCGCGGGCGCGGCGACGGCCGGCGTCGGGCTCCTGAAGCTCCCGTTCGCCCCCGCCAGCGCCCACCTCCTCCGGAGCAAGCGCCGGTTCGCCGCCGCCATCGGCACCGGCGTCGTCCTGCTCGCCGTCTCCCTGGCCGTCTTCGGTGTCGACAGCCACCGGCTCTACGTCGACGTGCTGGCGTGGGGCGTCGAATCGGGCGGCGGCGCCCGGAACCCGGCACTCTGGCTCCCGCCGTACTACAAGCCGCTGGCGTGGCTCCCGGGGAGTATCGCCCTCAGGCTCGTCGGGAGCGCCGTCGTCGCGGGCTACGCGATGCTCGCGACCGACGCCGACCGCGAGGTGTTCGCGCTGGGCGTCGCGAGCATCCCCCTGCTCGCACCGCTCGTGTACACGTACTACTTCACGGCCGTCCTCCCGGCCGTCGTCGTGCTGCTCGCTATCGAGTTCGACCACCCGAGCGGCCGACCGGCGCTCCCGCTGGTCGGACTCCTTCTCCTCCAGTTCCACAGCTACGGGCTGAAGTTCATCGTGGACACCATCCCTCACCACGTCCCGGCGTTCGAGGCCCTCCGTCCCGCGTACTTCCTGTTCCAGCCCGGGCTCTGGGGCTGTCTCGTGCTCGCCGGCCTCGCGGCTGCCCGGACGGCCGAGCGGGTCGAGACGCCGGACTGGGTGGACGCGCGGCTGGCACGCCTCCGAACCGAGGAGAACGAGGTCGA